The Proteus vulgaris genome has a segment encoding these proteins:
- the UreD_2 gene encoding urease accessory protein, which yields MFKTEAHALLTTPGATKFYRSAGGVARQIQTLNVASHGFLEWLPQENIFFPDAQVHLETHIHIASTAKFIGWEIQCFGRPVLNEWFENGNVKGRFNFYIDEKLTLTESLFVNGLQNKAAAMREFPMLGSLYIYPASDELKNLIQQCVEAFSASYNHVIEYGLTDVDGILVLRLLGSQTEPMMACFAQVWQTVRQHWLGYCPEPPRIWAT from the coding sequence GAAGCTCATGCATTACTTACCACGCCTGGCGCAACCAAGTTTTACCGTAGTGCTGGTGGCGTGGCTCGTCAAATTCAAACATTAAATGTCGCATCACATGGTTTTTTAGAGTGGCTTCCACAGGAAAATATCTTTTTCCCTGATGCCCAAGTACACCTAGAAACACATATTCATATTGCATCTACTGCCAAATTTATTGGGTGGGAAATTCAATGTTTTGGTCGCCCTGTTTTAAATGAGTGGTTTGAAAATGGCAATGTTAAAGGGCGTTTTAACTTTTATATTGATGAAAAGCTGACATTAACAGAATCGCTTTTTGTTAATGGTTTACAAAATAAAGCCGCTGCAATGCGTGAATTTCCTATGTTGGGTTCGCTTTATATTTATCCTGCAAGCGATGAATTAAAAAATCTTATTCAACAATGTGTTGAGGCTTTCTCAGCTTCTTACAATCATGTTATCGAATATGGTTTAACGGATGTAGACGGTATTTTAGTTTTACGGTTATTAGGCTCACAAACAGAGCCGATGATGGCGTGTTTTGCTCAAGTTTGGCAAACCGTCAGACAACACTGGTTAGGGTATTGCCCTGAGCCGCCTCGTATATGGGCGACATAA
- the ureA gene encoding urease gamma subunit produces the protein MELTPREKDKLLLFTAGLVAERRLARGLKLNYPEAVALISCAIMEGARDGKTVAQLMSEGRTVLTAEQVMEGVPEMIKDIQVECTFPDGTKLVSIHDPIV, from the coding sequence ATGGAATTAACACCAAGAGAAAAAGATAAATTACTGCTTTTCACTGCGGGTCTTGTTGCTGAAAGACGTTTAGCGAGAGGGCTTAAGCTTAATTATCCTGAAGCAGTAGCATTGATTAGCTGTGCCATTATGGAAGGTGCTCGTGATGGCAAAACCGTTGCTCAATTAATGAGTGAAGGGCGTACTGTTCTAACAGCAGAGCAGGTGATGGAAGGGGTGCCAGAAATGATAAAAGACATTCAAGTTGAATGTACATTTCCTGATGGCACTAAGCTTGTTTCTATTCACGATCCTATTGTGTAG
- the ureB gene encoding urease beta subunit, which produces MIPGEISVNQALGDIELNAGRETKIIQVANHGDRPVQVGSHYHFYEVNEALNFERESTLGFRLNIPAGMAVRFEPGQSRTVELVAFAGKREIYGFHGKVMGKLESEKK; this is translated from the coding sequence ATGATACCCGGTGAAATTAGCGTTAACCAGGCATTAGGGGATATTGAACTTAATGCAGGTAGAGAGACAAAAATAATACAGGTTGCCAATCATGGTGATAGACCCGTACAAGTGGGCTCTCATTATCATTTTTATGAGGTGAATGAGGCACTGAATTTTGAGCGAGAAAGCACATTGGGCTTTCGTTTGAATATTCCAGCAGGTATGGCGGTTCGTTTTGAACCCGGTCAAAGCCGTACCGTTGAATTAGTGGCTTTTGCCGGAAAACGTGAAATTTACGGCTTTCATGGCAAAGTGATGGGTAAATTGGAGAGTGAGAAAAAATGA
- the ureC gene encoding urease subunit alpha gives MKTISRQAYADMFGPTTGDRLRLADTELFLEIEKDFTTYGEEVKFGGGKVIRDGMGQSQVVNAACVDVLITNAIILDHWGIVKADIGIKDGRIVGIGKAGNPDVQPNVDIIVGPATEVVAGEGKIVTAGGVDTHIHFICPQQAQEGLVSGVTTFIGGGTGPVAGTNATTVTPGIWNMHRMLEAVDELPINVGLFGKGCVSQPEAVREQIEAGAIGLKIHEDWGATPMAIHNCLNVADEMDVQVAIHSDTLNEGGFYEETVKAIAGRVIHVFHTEGAGGGHAPDVIKSVGEPNILPASTNPTMPYTINTVDEHLDMLMVCHHLDPSIPEDVAFAESRIRRETIAAEDILHDMGAISVMSSDSQAMGRVGEVILRTWQCAHKMKLQRGTLEGDTAESDNHRIKRYVAKYTINPALAHGIAHEVGSVEKGKLADLVLWDPAFFGVKPALIMKGGMVAYAPMGDINAAIPTPQPVHYRPMYACLGKAKYQTSMIFMSKAGIEARVPEKLGLKSLIGRVQGCRSVTKASMIHNSYVPHIELDPQTYIVKADGVPLVCEPATQLPMAQRYFLF, from the coding sequence ATGAAAACTATCTCACGCCAAGCTTATGCAGATATGTTTGGCCCAACAACAGGCGATCGTCTGCGATTAGCAGATACTGAGCTTTTCCTCGAAATAGAAAAAGACTTCACCACTTATGGTGAAGAGGTCAAATTTGGTGGTGGTAAAGTTATTCGTGATGGCATGGGGCAGAGTCAAGTTGTGAATGCGGCGTGTGTCGATGTCCTTATCACTAATGCCATTATTTTAGACCATTGGGGTATAGTCAAAGCGGATATCGGTATTAAGGATGGCCGTATTGTCGGTATTGGCAAAGCGGGTAATCCGGATGTGCAACCCAATGTGGATATTATTGTTGGGCCTGCTACAGAAGTAGTTGCGGGTGAAGGTAAGATTGTTACCGCAGGTGGTGTTGATACGCATATTCACTTTATCTGTCCGCAACAAGCACAAGAAGGTTTAGTGTCTGGTGTCACCACGTTTATTGGTGGTGGGACAGGGCCTGTTGCTGGAACTAATGCAACCACAGTAACCCCAGGTATTTGGAACATGCACCGCATGTTAGAAGCCGTTGATGAATTGCCTATTAATGTGGGGTTATTCGGTAAAGGCTGTGTGAGTCAACCAGAAGCCGTTCGCGAACAAATTGAAGCGGGTGCTATTGGCTTAAAAATCCATGAAGACTGGGGGGCAACACCAATGGCAATTCATAACTGCCTTAATGTTGCCGATGAAATGGATGTGCAAGTTGCTATTCACTCCGACACCTTAAATGAAGGTGGTTTTTATGAAGAAACCGTAAAAGCAATTGCAGGTCGCGTGATCCATGTTTTCCACACAGAAGGCGCTGGCGGTGGACATGCTCCGGATGTGATTAAATCGGTGGGAGAGCCCAATATTCTACCTGCCTCAACAAATCCAACGATGCCTTATACCATTAACACGGTAGATGAACATCTCGATATGTTGATGGTTTGCCATCACCTTGATCCTTCTATTCCTGAAGATGTCGCTTTTGCGGAGTCACGTATTCGTCGTGAAACTATCGCAGCAGAAGATATCTTACATGATATGGGGGCTATTTCTGTTATGTCGTCAGACTCACAGGCAATGGGGCGTGTAGGTGAAGTGATCCTTCGTACTTGGCAATGTGCGCACAAAATGAAATTACAGCGTGGCACATTAGAGGGTGATACCGCTGAAAGTGATAACCATCGTATTAAGCGTTATGTGGCGAAGTACACTATTAATCCTGCTCTAGCGCATGGTATTGCGCATGAAGTTGGCTCTGTTGAAAAAGGAAAATTGGCTGATTTAGTTTTATGGGATCCGGCTTTCTTTGGCGTGAAACCTGCACTGATTATGAAAGGTGGCATGGTGGCTTATGCGCCAATGGGAGACATTAACGCCGCTATTCCAACACCTCAACCTGTGCACTATCGTCCAATGTATGCCTGTTTAGGAAAAGCAAAATATCAAACGTCGATGATCTTTATGTCTAAAGCGGGCATTGAAGCGCGTGTCCCTGAAAAACTCGGCTTAAAAAGCTTAATTGGTCGTGTTCAAGGTTGTCGTAGCGTGACAAAAGCATCGATGATCCACAATAGCTATGTGCCACATATCGAGCTTGATCCGCAAACCTATATTGTGAAAGCGGATGGTGTGCCATTAGTGTGTGAACCTGCGACGCAATTACCGATGGCACAACGTTATTTCCTCTTTTGA
- the ureE gene encoding urease accessory protein: MKRFTQIIDKEKALEMATSEKHVLTLCLTMDERTKSRLKVTLSDGQEAGLFLPRGTVLKEGDVLRSEDNMLVTIEAAKEQVSTVYSEDPLLLARVCYHLGNRHVPLQIETGWCRYFHDHVLDDMARGLGASVVVGLEKYQPEPGAYGGSSSGGHHHHHHDHDDQHHH; the protein is encoded by the coding sequence ATGAAAAGATTTACTCAAATTATAGATAAAGAGAAAGCGCTTGAAATGGCAACATCGGAAAAGCACGTCCTTACGTTGTGTTTAACGATGGATGAAAGAACCAAAAGTCGCTTAAAAGTCACTTTAAGTGATGGACAAGAAGCTGGGCTCTTTTTACCCCGTGGCACAGTGCTAAAAGAGGGCGATGTTTTACGATCAGAAGATAATATGCTAGTCACCATTGAAGCAGCTAAAGAACAAGTTTCCACGGTGTATAGCGAAGATCCACTGTTACTAGCACGAGTTTGTTACCACTTAGGCAATCGCCATGTCCCATTACAAATTGAAACTGGTTGGTGTCGTTATTTTCACGATCATGTTTTAGATGATATGGCGAGAGGTTTAGGGGCAAGTGTTGTTGTCGGCTTGGAAAAATATCAACCAGAGCCGGGCGCTTATGGTGGATCGTCTAGTGGTGGCCATCATCACCATCATCATGATCATGACGATCAGCACCACCACTAA
- the ureF gene encoding urease accessory protein: MLADLRLYQLVSPSLPVGSFTYSQGLEWAIEKGWVCSPETLTDWLSTQMIGTLATLELPILRRLQESLAQAKMSEVKYWCDFIIASRETKELRQEERQRGIAFARLLPQLEIELDENLQACVKQTQLMAFALAAVKWNISAEKLCCAYAWGWLENTVMSGVKLIPLGQSAGQKILFTLAAQIPAIVEQSALWPTEDIGSFTPAQIIASSRHETQYTRLFRS, translated from the coding sequence ATGCTTGCAGATCTGCGCTTATATCAATTAGTCAGTCCTTCTTTACCCGTAGGATCGTTTACATATTCTCAAGGGTTAGAGTGGGCAATTGAAAAGGGGTGGGTTTGTTCTCCTGAAACATTAACGGATTGGCTAAGTACCCAAATGATAGGCACTTTAGCAACGTTAGAACTCCCTATATTACGGCGACTACAAGAAAGTTTGGCACAAGCTAAAATGAGTGAAGTGAAGTATTGGTGTGATTTTATTATCGCAAGTCGTGAAACGAAAGAGTTGCGACAAGAAGAGCGCCAACGTGGTATCGCTTTCGCTCGCCTACTGCCTCAATTAGAGATTGAGTTAGATGAAAACTTACAAGCGTGTGTAAAACAGACACAGCTTATGGCATTTGCGTTAGCAGCGGTGAAATGGAATATTTCAGCTGAAAAGTTATGTTGTGCTTACGCTTGGGGGTGGCTTGAAAATACAGTGATGTCAGGTGTAAAACTTATTCCATTGGGACAAAGTGCGGGACAGAAAATATTATTTACATTAGCAGCGCAGATCCCTGCGATTGTTGAGCAATCCGCACTCTGGCCAACGGAGGATATTGGGAGTTTTACACCAGCGCAAATCATCGCCAGTAGTCGTCATGAAACACAATACACTCGACTTTTTCGTTCATGA
- the ureG gene encoding urease accessory protein → MQEYNQPLRIGVGGPVGSGKTALLEVLCKAMRDTYEIAVVTNDIYTQEDAKILTRAEALDADRIIGVETGGCPHTAIREDASMNLAAVEELAMRHKNLDIVFVESGGDNLSATFSPELADLTIYVIDVAEGEKIPRKGGPGITHSDLLVINKIDLAPYVGASLEVMEADTARMRPVKPYVFTNLKEKVGLKTIIDFIIDKGMLRR, encoded by the coding sequence ATGCAAGAATATAATCAACCACTGCGTATCGGTGTTGGTGGCCCTGTTGGATCAGGAAAAACGGCACTGTTAGAAGTTCTTTGTAAAGCAATGCGAGATACTTATGAAATCGCGGTTGTCACTAATGATATTTATACCCAAGAAGATGCCAAAATCTTAACACGTGCTGAAGCATTAGATGCCGATCGTATTATTGGTGTAGAAACAGGAGGATGTCCTCATACCGCCATTCGTGAAGATGCATCGATGAATCTTGCCGCTGTTGAAGAATTGGCAATGCGTCACAAAAATCTTGATATTGTTTTTGTAGAAAGTGGTGGCGATAATTTGAGTGCAACGTTTAGTCCAGAACTGGCGGATTTAACCATTTATGTGATTGATGTAGCTGAAGGGGAAAAAATCCCACGTAAAGGTGGTCCTGGTATTACACATTCGGATTTATTAGTAATTAATAAAATCGATCTGGCACCTTATGTTGGCGCATCATTAGAAGTAATGGAAGCGGATACGGCTAGAATGCGTCCTGTGAAACCTTATGTTTTCACCAACTTAAAAGAAAAAGTAGGCTTGAAAACCATTATCGATTTTATTATTGATAAAGGGATGTTAAGACGCTAA
- the osmY_2 gene encoding Osmotically-inducible protein Y precursor yields MKLLPITAVLCSALLLQGCIGAAVVGTAAVAGKTATDPRSLGQQVDDGTLEARVSGALNKNEQIKKSNSRIVATAYQGNILLTGQSPDMSVANTAKQVASKVEGVNNVYNEVRQGEPVTLGTASSDTWLTTKVRSQILGSDSVKSSSVKVITENGEVFLFGILTRQEGAAVAKIASETKGVVKVTTAFTYLN; encoded by the coding sequence ATGAAATTGCTTCCTATCACCGCAGTGCTGTGCTCTGCACTGTTACTACAAGGCTGTATCGGTGCCGCTGTTGTCGGCACGGCTGCAGTTGCAGGCAAAACCGCAACCGATCCTCGCTCATTAGGGCAACAAGTTGATGATGGTACATTGGAAGCCCGTGTTTCTGGTGCTCTAAATAAAAACGAACAGATCAAGAAAAGTAATTCACGTATTGTGGCTACAGCTTATCAAGGCAATATATTATTAACAGGTCAAAGTCCTGATATGTCTGTGGCTAATACGGCAAAACAAGTCGCAAGTAAAGTTGAAGGTGTAAATAACGTCTATAACGAAGTCCGCCAAGGCGAACCAGTGACATTAGGCACAGCCTCCTCAGATACCTGGTTAACAACTAAAGTTCGCTCTCAAATTTTAGGCAGTGATTCAGTCAAATCGTCTTCAGTCAAAGTGATCACTGAAAATGGTGAAGTGTTCTTATTTGGCATTTTAACCCGCCAAGAAGGCGCGGCTGTTGCGAAAATCGCCAGTGAAACCAAAGGGGTTGTGAAAGTAACAACCGCATTTACTTACCTTAATTAA
- the diaA gene encoding DnaA initiator-associating protein DiaA, translating to MLDRIKVCFTESIQTQIAAAEALPDAISRAAMMMVQSLLNGHKILSCGNGSSAATAQRFAASMIHRFETERPSLPALSLNTDSVVMTAIMGNQQHDEIYAKQVRALGQAGDVLLAISTHGNSRSIIKAVEAAVTRDMTIVALTGYDGGELAGLLGPQDVEIRIPSQRTVRIQEVQMLTVNCLCDLIDNTLFPHQDD from the coding sequence GTGCTTGATAGAATCAAAGTCTGCTTTACAGAGAGTATTCAAACTCAAATTGCAGCAGCAGAAGCATTACCTGATGCCATTTCCAGAGCCGCCATGATGATGGTTCAATCATTGTTAAACGGCCATAAAATATTAAGCTGTGGAAACGGTAGCTCGGCAGCAACAGCACAACGATTTGCCGCAAGCATGATCCATCGTTTTGAAACAGAACGCCCAAGCTTGCCTGCATTATCGTTAAATACAGATAGCGTGGTGATGACTGCCATTATGGGGAATCAGCAACATGATGAGATCTACGCTAAACAAGTACGCGCATTAGGACAAGCTGGTGATGTACTACTTGCTATTTCGACACACGGTAACAGTCGAAGCATTATTAAAGCCGTTGAAGCCGCAGTCACACGAGATATGACCATTGTTGCATTAACAGGCTATGATGGCGGAGAACTTGCTGGGTTATTAGGCCCGCAAGACGTTGAAATTCGCATTCCTTCTCAACGCACCGTCAGAATACAGGAAGTTCAGATGCTAACAGTCAATTGTCTCTGTGATTTAATTGATAATACATTATTCCCACATCAGGATGACTAA
- the lpoA_1 gene encoding lipoprotein, protein MNFQSGLPVLALNELDAIPSATTVCFFSLSPEDETRNAAQHLRQQQKSTPLIIVPDNKFGQRMAQTFADEWQRTGGGTVLQQTFSSVESLKASINRGVGIRMTGTPVLPTENAPLPLDTQSIPSAGGSIDSVYIIATSDELTLIKPMIDMAISTKKRPPIYVSSRSNQGGTGPDFRMEMDGIQFSDIPLMAGANLPLMQKASSKFANDYSLMRLYAMGIDAWSLANNYNDLTKGTLRFNGISGSLRVEDNCTVYRQLPWMQFKQGKIEPVTQ, encoded by the coding sequence TTGAACTTCCAAAGTGGCTTGCCAGTATTAGCATTAAATGAGTTAGATGCGATCCCTTCTGCAACAACCGTCTGTTTCTTCTCACTTTCACCTGAAGATGAAACCCGTAATGCTGCACAGCATTTACGTCAGCAACAAAAATCGACCCCATTAATTATTGTTCCAGATAATAAATTTGGTCAAAGAATGGCACAAACTTTTGCTGATGAATGGCAACGCACAGGTGGGGGGACTGTTTTACAACAAACCTTCAGTTCTGTTGAAAGCTTAAAAGCATCGATTAATCGTGGTGTGGGTATTCGTATGACAGGAACACCTGTGTTACCAACAGAAAATGCACCTTTACCATTAGACACTCAATCTATTCCATCTGCTGGTGGTTCGATTGATTCGGTTTATATCATTGCCACTAGTGATGAATTAACCTTAATTAAACCTATGATCGATATGGCGATCAGTACGAAAAAACGCCCGCCGATCTATGTCAGTTCACGTAGCAATCAAGGTGGAACAGGACCTGATTTCCGTATGGAAATGGACGGTATTCAATTTAGTGATATTCCATTGATGGCGGGTGCTAATTTGCCGTTAATGCAAAAAGCGTCAAGTAAATTTGCGAACGATTACTCATTAATGCGCCTTTATGCTATGGGAATTGATGCATGGTCATTAGCAAACAATTACAATGATCTAACAAAAGGTACCCTGCGTTTTAATGGTATTTCAGGCTCATTACGTGTTGAAGATAACTGTACTGTTTATAGACAACTTCCTTGGATGCAATTTAAACAAGGTAAAATTGAACCTGTTACACAGTAA
- the lpoA_2 gene encoding lipoprotein, with translation MFGEAIRQGFLDAQSGLPQPQAIPEPEAPKNDDSLASILEELGISNTETPITDTAQEPTEKTEATQDKEKESVAFSGDPTLRLDPVAQNARQVIVYDTNSQPLDILLKKVQQDGANLIVGPLLKPEVMKTIELPKWLASISIK, from the coding sequence GTGTTCGGTGAAGCTATTCGCCAAGGTTTTCTTGATGCGCAAAGTGGTTTACCACAACCCCAAGCAATACCCGAACCAGAAGCACCTAAAAATGATGACAGTCTTGCTTCCATTTTAGAAGAATTAGGTATCAGCAATACTGAAACACCAATAACAGATACCGCACAAGAACCAACTGAAAAGACTGAAGCGACTCAAGATAAAGAAAAAGAGAGCGTTGCATTTTCAGGTGATCCCACTCTACGTTTAGATCCTGTTGCTCAAAATGCACGTCAAGTGATCGTTTATGATACCAATAGCCAACCTCTTGATATCTTACTGAAAAAAGTACAACAAGATGGCGCTAACTTAATTGTCGGTCCACTGTTAAAACCTGAAGTCATGAAAACCATTGAACTTCCAAAGTGGCTTGCCAGTATTAGCATTAAATGA
- the lpoA_3 gene encoding lipoprotein produces the protein MAHTDPKLTPEQRRSVVIKADENTLQGWLDLLNTYEYNKDDADKLSMAIREWQTRYPRNPAALTLPVIIITPFTAFCQCK, from the coding sequence ATGGCTCACACTGACCCAAAACTCACACCTGAACAACGCCGTAGTGTGGTTATCAAAGCAGATGAAAATACTCTGCAAGGTTGGTTAGACTTACTCAACACATATGAATACAACAAAGATGATGCTGATAAGTTATCAATGGCCATTAGAGAATGGCAAACTCGCTATCCTCGTAACCCAGCCGCGTTAACGCTTCCTGTAATCATTATTACGCCTTTCACAGCCTTCTGTCAGTGCAAGTAG
- a CDS encoding lipoprotein, with protein MLSSIFVRFKTGLSYTAILSALIMSGCTLTGQQEPPLTPAAKAEMEMKQFQKVIDDAQGQGIFRCY; from the coding sequence ATGCTTTCCTCAATTTTTGTGCGTTTTAAAACAGGTTTATCCTATACTGCGATACTCTCTGCGCTGATTATGTCAGGTTGTACCCTGACGGGGCAACAAGAACCACCTCTCACTCCCGCTGCAAAAGCAGAAATGGAGATGAAACAATTTCAAAAAGTAATTGATGATGCTCAAGGGCAAGGCATCTTTAGATGTTATTAG
- the rsmI gene encoding tetrapyrrole methylase, which yields MNQPNRAAVTTSTLYIVPTPIGNLGDITQRALDVLSHVDLIAAEDTRHTGLLLQHFAINARLYALHDHNEQQKADQLISKLQQGLSIALVSDAGTPLINDPGYHLVNQCRKNGINVVPLPGACAAITALSAAGLPSDRFCYEGFLPAKTKSRQDCLRELSEEPRTLIFYESTHRLLDSLADMVTVWGENRYVVLARELTKTWETIQGMPVGELLKWVLEDENRRKGEMVLIVEGYEKPVDNDFPPEVLRTLAILQKELPLKKAAAVTAEIYGVKKNALYKHVIEQNSEAQDE from the coding sequence ATGAATCAACCTAATCGAGCAGCGGTAACGACATCCACACTGTACATAGTACCCACACCTATTGGTAATCTGGGCGATATCACCCAGCGGGCACTTGATGTGCTGTCTCATGTCGATTTAATTGCTGCAGAAGATACCCGTCATACAGGGCTTCTATTACAGCACTTTGCCATTAACGCACGTTTGTATGCGTTACATGATCATAATGAACAGCAAAAAGCAGATCAATTAATTAGCAAATTACAACAGGGGCTAAGTATCGCATTAGTCTCTGATGCAGGTACACCATTAATTAACGATCCTGGCTATCATTTAGTCAATCAATGTCGTAAAAATGGCATAAATGTAGTGCCACTGCCTGGCGCTTGTGCTGCTATTACGGCACTTTCTGCTGCAGGGCTTCCTTCTGATCGTTTTTGTTATGAAGGTTTTTTACCAGCAAAAACAAAAAGTCGCCAAGATTGCCTACGTGAATTGTCAGAAGAACCTCGTACATTGATTTTTTATGAATCAACACATCGGTTGTTAGATAGTTTAGCTGATATGGTGACAGTTTGGGGTGAAAATCGCTATGTAGTATTAGCGAGAGAGCTCACAAAAACGTGGGAAACTATTCAAGGTATGCCAGTAGGTGAATTACTCAAATGGGTACTTGAAGATGAAAACCGCCGTAAAGGTGAGATGGTTCTCATTGTTGAGGGATATGAAAAACCGGTCGATAATGATTTTCCCCCTGAGGTATTACGAACACTCGCGATTTTACAAAAAGAATTACCGCTGAAAAAAGCAGCCGCAGTGACAGCTGAAATTTATGGCGTGAAGAAAAATGCACTTTATAAACACGTTATTGAGCAAAATAGTGAAGCTCAAGACGAGTAA
- the yhaK gene encoding Pirin-like protein YhaK: MIKYRTAQQCGKADYGWLQARYTFSFGHYFDPHFLDYGTLRVLNQEVLAPNSEFKAKTYPHVDVVNLILQGEATYLDNMGRTVTAKENECLLISPHNTETYIEKNSSPDTPLTRIQLWLNACPQQESLASQKLILDENLKYQLLASPTGDDGSLMLRQTIWLYHIHLQAGDEITLPIKGQKGFLQSIKGGTYLQTSTQENGQIQCGDGAFIQDSHSITLKSSAEFRGLFIDIIS, from the coding sequence ATGATAAAATACAGAACAGCACAACAGTGTGGTAAAGCGGATTATGGATGGCTACAAGCTCGCTACACATTTTCCTTTGGCCACTATTTTGACCCTCATTTTTTAGACTATGGCACGCTAAGAGTTCTTAACCAAGAAGTGCTTGCACCAAATTCAGAATTTAAAGCAAAGACTTATCCTCATGTTGATGTGGTTAATCTTATTCTTCAAGGAGAAGCGACATACCTTGATAATATGGGACGGACAGTCACAGCAAAAGAAAATGAGTGCTTACTTATTTCACCCCATAATACAGAAACTTATATTGAGAAAAATAGCAGTCCAGACACGCCATTAACCCGTATCCAGTTGTGGCTAAATGCTTGTCCACAACAAGAAAGTTTAGCTTCACAAAAATTGATATTAGATGAAAATTTAAAATATCAATTATTAGCTTCGCCTACGGGTGATGATGGTTCATTAATGTTAAGGCAAACTATTTGGCTTTATCATATTCATTTGCAAGCAGGCGATGAAATTACACTGCCAATAAAAGGACAGAAAGGCTTTTTGCAATCCATAAAAGGCGGCACCTATTTGCAAACATCAACACAAGAAAATGGACAAATCCAGTGTGGCGATGGCGCTTTTATTCAAGATAGCCATAGTATTACATTGAAAAGCTCGGCTGAATTTCGTGGTTTATTTATTGATATTATCTCATGA
- the allS_3 gene encoding LysR-family transcriptional regulator, whose amino-acid sequence MSKDKAITLESLRVMDAIDRRGSFAAAADELNRVPSALSYTMQKLEEDLDVVLFDRSGHRTKFTNVGRMLLDRGRILLEAADKLTSDAEALARGWEPHITIVCEALTPASRLFPLVDKLAEKSNTQLSLVTEVLAGAWESLESGKCDIVISPRYAFSHFI is encoded by the coding sequence ATGAGTAAAGACAAAGCCATTACATTGGAATCTTTACGAGTCATGGATGCCATTGATCGTAGAGGGAGTTTTGCAGCAGCTGCTGATGAACTAAATCGAGTTCCATCGGCACTCAGTTATACCATGCAAAAATTAGAAGAAGATTTAGACGTTGTCCTTTTTGACCGTTCTGGACATCGAACTAAATTTACCAATGTCGGTAGAATGTTGCTTGATAGAGGGCGCATACTGCTTGAGGCGGCTGATAAATTAACGTCAGATGCAGAAGCCTTAGCAAGAGGTTGGGAGCCACATATCACCATCGTTTGTGAAGCGCTTACACCGGCTTCTCGACTCTTTCCTTTAGTTGATAAATTAGCTGAAAAATCTAATACGCAACTTTCGTTAGTCACTGAAGTCTTAGCAGGGGCATGGGAAAGCTTAGAAAGCGGTAAATGTGATATTGTGATTTCACCCCGATATGCATTTTCGCACTTCATCTGA
- the allS_4 gene encoding LysR-family transcriptional regulator — protein sequence MHFRTSSEINFRPLYNTTSVYVASPDHPIHNEPEPLAEETRLKYRGIAIADTARERPVLTVLLLDKQRRLTVSSIEDKRRALIAGLGVATMPIDLIEDDIKEGRLRVVGPEYHHENNIIMAWRRDSMGEAKSWCLREIPKLFASDKK from the coding sequence ATGCATTTTCGCACTTCATCTGAAATCAACTTTCGCCCTTTATACAATACCACCAGTGTTTACGTTGCCAGTCCAGATCACCCTATCCATAACGAGCCTGAACCATTAGCAGAAGAAACTCGCTTAAAATATCGGGGTATTGCAATTGCAGATACCGCAAGAGAACGCCCTGTTTTAACGGTCTTATTATTAGATAAACAACGTCGTTTAACGGTCAGTTCTATTGAAGATAAGCGCCGAGCGTTAATTGCAGGTTTAGGTGTGGCGACAATGCCGATTGATTTAATTGAAGATGATATTAAAGAAGGGCGATTACGTGTTGTTGGCCCAGAATATCATCATGAAAATAATATTATTATGGCATGGCGAAGAGACAGCATGGGTGAAGCTAAATCGTGGTGTTTACGTGAAATACCTAAACTCTTTGCGAGCGATAAAAAATAG